A stretch of [Clostridium] scindens DNA encodes these proteins:
- a CDS encoding glycine betaine ABC transporter substrate-binding protein translates to MKKILLLFAVLSLSAMTPVTMVSAADEKKEIVFADVGWDSIELNNAIAGLIAEEVFGYTWSEVPGSTPITHEALMNNEIDVHMEEWTDNITTYQEDLSAGKFTELGVNFDDNYQGLYIPAYVAKKYPDLKTVKDLAKYPELFADPEDPGKGIIYGGIPGWQVTEIMQKKINAYGLNQYYNYVIPGSNPALDSVITSAWDKKTPFVAYYWEPTWLMGKYDLVLLEDSPYDAATFQDGIGACPAVTVTVAASNEFTKSNPDFCKFLSKYHTGSKLISEGLAYMQDHKADHSQAARWLLKQHPELIEEWLTPKQAKTMASSLQNGANKKGTDWLSGFPFVHKPNTDAIDNAVRHFAVSAEPVLEKIQALLGGMVNGFKWLLEHIPWFLFLILVFLAGWRAKGRLRTGVLYAAILSLVGIVGFWDEMILTLSIVLASVVLALLLGLPIGILISNSPRANRIVRPILDTMQTMPVFVYLIPALLLFGLGNASAVIATVIYAIVPVIRLTSLGIRQVDKEVVEAARSFGSTRWQTLFKVQIPQAIPTILTGVNQTLMMAMAMVVTCSMIGARGLGMEVLNAVNRTEIGRGLIAGGCVVILAVVIDRLTQGWFTRSKTESEAKSEE, encoded by the coding sequence ATGAAAAAAATCTTGTTACTTTTTGCAGTCTTATCGTTATCAGCAATGACGCCTGTAACTATGGTATCTGCCGCAGATGAAAAGAAGGAAATCGTCTTCGCGGACGTGGGGTGGGATTCCATAGAATTGAACAATGCCATTGCAGGCCTGATTGCAGAAGAAGTCTTCGGCTACACCTGGTCAGAGGTTCCAGGCTCTACGCCAATCACCCATGAAGCCTTAATGAATAATGAGATCGATGTACACATGGAAGAATGGACGGATAATATCACCACTTATCAGGAAGATCTGTCTGCCGGAAAATTTACGGAATTAGGGGTCAACTTCGATGACAATTATCAGGGACTCTATATTCCCGCGTATGTAGCAAAAAAATACCCGGACCTTAAGACCGTTAAGGATCTGGCAAAATATCCGGAACTATTTGCGGATCCGGAGGATCCCGGGAAGGGGATTATCTACGGCGGGATTCCCGGATGGCAAGTTACCGAGATCATGCAGAAGAAAATCAATGCTTATGGTCTGAATCAATACTACAACTATGTCATTCCCGGAAGCAATCCCGCTCTTGATTCCGTCATCACTTCCGCCTGGGATAAGAAGACGCCTTTCGTAGCCTACTACTGGGAGCCTACCTGGCTGATGGGGAAATACGACCTTGTGCTGCTTGAGGACAGTCCTTATGATGCTGCCACCTTCCAGGACGGCATCGGCGCCTGCCCGGCAGTCACGGTTACGGTAGCGGCAAGCAACGAATTTACCAAGTCTAATCCTGATTTCTGCAAATTTCTCTCTAAATACCACACAGGTTCCAAATTGATCAGCGAAGGGCTTGCTTATATGCAGGACCATAAGGCAGACCACTCCCAGGCCGCCAGATGGCTGCTAAAGCAGCACCCTGAATTGATCGAAGAATGGCTGACGCCCAAGCAGGCTAAGACTATGGCTTCCAGCCTTCAGAATGGGGCGAATAAGAAAGGGACTGACTGGCTTAGCGGATTTCCTTTCGTACATAAGCCCAATACCGATGCCATCGATAATGCAGTCCGCCACTTTGCGGTTTCCGCAGAGCCTGTCCTTGAGAAGATCCAGGCCCTGCTTGGCGGAATGGTCAACGGATTCAAATGGCTGTTGGAGCACATTCCCTGGTTCTTATTCCTGATTCTGGTATTCCTTGCGGGATGGCGCGCAAAAGGAAGGCTTCGAACCGGCGTCCTGTATGCCGCGATCCTAAGCCTGGTAGGCATAGTGGGATTTTGGGATGAGATGATACTCACCCTCTCCATCGTGCTTGCCAGCGTCGTGCTTGCCCTTCTTCTGGGACTCCCTATCGGAATACTGATTTCTAACTCGCCACGTGCCAATCGCATCGTGCGTCCCATTCTGGACACGATGCAGACCATGCCCGTATTCGTATATCTGATTCCCGCCCTGCTTCTTTTCGGGCTTGGAAATGCTTCCGCAGTCATTGCAACCGTCATCTATGCCATAGTCCCCGTCATCCGCCTGACCAGCCTTGGCATCCGCCAGGTAGACAAGGAAGTGGTGGAGGCCGCGCGGTCTTTTGGCTCTACCAGATGGCAGACACTATTTAAGGTGCAGATTCCACAGGCAATCCCGACTATTTTGACCGGCGTGAATCAGACCTTGATGATGGCCATGGCAATGGTCGTGACCTGCTCCATGATCGGGGCCCGGGGTCTTGGAATGGAAGTCTTGAATGCGGTAAACCGTACGGAGATCGGCCGGGGTCTGATAGCCGGAGGCTGCGTGGTCATTCTGGCAGTCGTGATAGACCGTCTGACGCAGGGATGGTTCACCAGAAGCAAGACAGAGTCAGAAGCCAAGAGTGAAGAATAG
- a CDS encoding TrkA C-terminal domain-containing protein, with product MKLSTNVPVYAQVAYDIASQIANGKLKEGQRLSGRTILSSQYGVSSETIRRAMNLLANMNVVDIRQNVGVTVASRTLAIEYVEQYGIDNDLRGLKERLKTLTLQRNKLNEEISSLFEKIMALEERFQHSDQLRTYEFPIQPGSEAVGKTIGELKFRQKTGGTIVAVREDGEIQFSPGPQTLLHEDTIIVVACNAANLSYVSELVR from the coding sequence ATGAAACTTTCGACGAATGTACCTGTCTATGCGCAGGTCGCTTATGATATTGCCTCCCAGATCGCAAACGGAAAACTAAAGGAAGGACAGCGTCTTTCAGGACGTACCATTCTCAGTTCCCAGTATGGCGTATCTTCCGAGACGATACGCCGGGCTATGAATCTTCTGGCTAACATGAACGTAGTGGATATCCGCCAGAATGTAGGCGTAACCGTGGCATCTAGAACGCTCGCTATCGAATACGTGGAACAATACGGGATCGATAATGATCTTCGCGGATTGAAAGAACGGCTCAAGACTCTGACGCTTCAGAGAAATAAGCTGAACGAAGAGATCAGCAGCCTTTTTGAAAAAATCATGGCGCTGGAAGAACGTTTCCAGCACAGCGACCAGCTAAGGACTTATGAGTTTCCAATCCAGCCAGGCAGCGAGGCTGTCGGAAAGACGATTGGAGAACTAAAGTTCCGCCAGAAGACAGGCGGCACCATAGTCGCTGTCCGCGAGGATGGGGAAATCCAGTTTTCTCCCGGCCCGCAGACACTGCTTCATGAAGACACAATCATTGTAGTGGCATGTAACGCTGCCAATCTCAGTTATGTGTCCGAACTTGTCCGCTGA
- a CDS encoding catalase: MDNKKLTNEVGAPIAENENSLTAGPRGPVALQDVWLLEKLAHFDREVIPERRMHAKGWGAYGTFTVTHDITKWTKAKVFEPGKKTDVFVRFSTVAGERGAADAERDIRGVACKFYTEEGNWDLVGNNTPTFFLRDVHNFPDLNRAVKRDPRTGMRSAQNNWDFWTLLPETFHQTTIVMSDRGIPATFRHMHFYGEHTFSFYNAANERVWCKFHFHTQQGIKNLTDEEAEKIIAMDRESHGRDLYESIEKGDYPRWTMYVQIMTEEQARKHYENPFDITKIWRHKEYPLHEVGVLELNRNPENYFAEVEQAAFTPAHVVPGIGFSPDKFLQGRLFVYGDAQRYRLGVNYNQIPVNQAKCEVHDYHRDGLMRTDGNYGGAPAYSPNSAGDWAAQPDVMEPPLDLSGALYAYDPKDDPTDDCFRAGGELYRLMTEEKKALLIENTARNIAPVTDNVKYRHAVHCYLADEDYGRRITEAMGLDFGKVKELSALSHSELVKATLNP; this comes from the coding sequence ATGGATAATAAAAAATTAACCAATGAAGTCGGCGCTCCCATAGCGGAAAACGAGAATTCACTGACCGCCGGCCCCCGTGGCCCGGTGGCATTGCAGGACGTCTGGCTTCTTGAGAAGCTGGCGCATTTTGACCGTGAAGTAATTCCTGAGAGAAGAATGCATGCAAAAGGCTGGGGCGCGTATGGCACATTTACCGTAACCCACGATATCACCAAGTGGACCAAAGCGAAGGTATTTGAGCCCGGCAAGAAGACGGATGTCTTTGTTCGGTTCTCCACGGTTGCCGGGGAGCGCGGGGCTGCGGATGCGGAACGTGATATCCGCGGGGTTGCCTGCAAGTTCTACACGGAAGAAGGCAACTGGGACCTGGTAGGCAACAATACGCCAACCTTTTTCCTGCGGGATGTACATAATTTCCCGGACCTTAACCGGGCAGTAAAGCGGGACCCGCGTACAGGCATGCGCTCGGCCCAGAATAACTGGGACTTCTGGACGCTGCTTCCGGAGACCTTCCATCAGACCACCATCGTAATGTCCGATCGAGGCATCCCTGCCACATTCCGGCATATGCATTTCTATGGCGAGCATACCTTCAGTTTCTACAATGCCGCCAATGAACGGGTATGGTGCAAGTTCCACTTCCACACCCAGCAGGGCATCAAGAACCTGACGGATGAGGAGGCTGAAAAAATTATCGCTATGGATCGCGAGAGCCATGGGCGGGACTTATATGAATCCATTGAAAAGGGCGATTATCCACGCTGGACAATGTATGTCCAGATCATGACGGAGGAACAGGCCAGGAAGCATTATGAGAATCCATTCGACATTACGAAGATCTGGCGCCATAAGGAATATCCGCTCCATGAAGTAGGGGTACTGGAACTGAACCGCAATCCGGAGAACTATTTTGCAGAGGTAGAGCAAGCCGCATTTACGCCGGCCCATGTCGTACCGGGCATCGGCTTCTCGCCGGACAAGTTCCTGCAGGGCCGCCTCTTTGTATACGGCGATGCTCAGCGCTATCGTCTCGGCGTTAACTACAACCAGATTCCTGTAAACCAGGCCAAATGCGAAGTGCATGACTACCATCGGGATGGGCTTATGCGTACGGACGGCAACTATGGCGGAGCGCCCGCCTATTCTCCTAACAGTGCCGGAGACTGGGCCGCCCAGCCGGATGTGATGGAGCCGCCGCTTGATCTGTCAGGCGCGCTTTATGCGTATGACCCCAAGGATGATCCAACCGACGACTGCTTCCGGGCAGGCGGAGAACTGTACCGTCTGATGACCGAAGAGAAGAAGGCGCTGCTGATAGAGAATACGGCACGCAACATCGCGCCGGTAACCGACAACGTAAAATACCGCCATGCCGTTCACTGCTATCTGGCAGACGAGGATTACGGCCGCCGCATAACCGAGGCCATGGGGCTTGACTTTGGGAAGGTAAAAGAACTATCTGCCCTGTCACACAGCGAATTGGTAAAAGCAACCTTGAATCCATAA